A single window of Streptomyces griseoviridis DNA harbors:
- the pyk gene encoding pyruvate kinase, translating into MRRAKIVCTLGPATDTYDQIKTLVEAGMDVARFNLSHGGHAEHEERYRRIRKASEEIGHTVGTLADLQGPKIRLGRFTEGPVLLERGDTYTITVEDNTDGDRHTCGTTHAGLATDVTPGEHILVDDGRVTLEVTTIDGPRIHTRVIEGGIISDHKGLNLPGVTVSVPTLSDKDETDLRWALRTGFDVVALSFVRNGHDIDDVHRIMDEEGRHIPVIAKIEKPQAVHALDDIVAAFDGIMIARGDLGVEMPLENVPIVQKRAVALARRNAKPVIVATQMLDSMIDNSRPTRAEASDVANAVLDGTDAVMLSAETSVGKHPAETVRTMAKIVEAAEEHLLADGLPPLTEQNKPRTQAGAVARAAAEIGDFVDATCLVAFTQSGDTVRRLSRYRSPIPLLAFTPDPATRAQLNLTWGVQTFLGPHVDSTDAMVDQVDELLLAHGRCAKGDVVVITAGSPPGVSGSTNLVRIHHIGEDDSPK; encoded by the coding sequence ATGCGCCGCGCAAAGATCGTCTGCACCCTCGGCCCCGCCACCGACACCTACGACCAGATCAAAACCCTGGTCGAAGCCGGAATGGACGTCGCCCGATTCAACCTCAGCCACGGCGGCCACGCCGAACACGAGGAGCGCTACCGACGAATCAGAAAAGCCTCCGAAGAGATCGGCCACACCGTCGGAACCCTCGCCGACCTTCAAGGCCCGAAGATCCGACTCGGCCGATTCACCGAAGGCCCCGTACTCCTCGAACGCGGAGACACCTACACCATCACCGTCGAAGACAACACCGACGGCGACCGCCACACCTGCGGCACCACCCACGCCGGCCTCGCCACCGACGTCACCCCCGGCGAACACATCCTCGTCGACGACGGCAGAGTCACCCTCGAAGTCACCACCATCGACGGCCCCCGCATCCATACCCGGGTCATCGAAGGCGGCATCATCTCCGACCACAAAGGACTCAACCTCCCCGGCGTCACCGTCTCCGTCCCCACCCTCTCCGACAAAGACGAAACCGACCTCCGCTGGGCCCTGCGCACCGGCTTCGACGTCGTCGCACTCTCCTTCGTCCGCAACGGCCACGACATCGACGACGTCCACCGCATCATGGACGAAGAAGGCCGACACATCCCCGTCATCGCCAAGATCGAAAAACCCCAAGCCGTCCACGCCCTCGACGACATCGTCGCCGCCTTCGACGGCATCATGATCGCCCGCGGCGACCTCGGCGTCGAAATGCCCCTCGAAAACGTCCCCATCGTCCAGAAACGCGCCGTCGCCCTCGCCCGCCGCAACGCCAAACCCGTCATCGTCGCCACCCAGATGCTCGACTCGATGATCGACAACTCCCGCCCCACCCGCGCCGAAGCCTCCGACGTCGCCAACGCCGTCCTCGACGGCACCGACGCCGTCATGCTCTCCGCCGAGACCAGCGTCGGCAAACACCCCGCCGAAACCGTCCGCACCATGGCCAAGATCGTCGAAGCCGCCGAAGAACACCTCCTCGCCGACGGACTGCCCCCACTCACCGAACAGAACAAACCACGCACCCAAGCAGGCGCCGTCGCCCGCGCCGCCGCCGAGATCGGCGACTTCGTCGACGCCACCTGCCTCGTCGCCTTCACCCAATCCGGCGACACCGTCCGCCGCCTCTCCCGCTACCGCTCCCCGATCCCCCTCCTCGCCTTCACCCCCGACCCCGCCACCCGCGCCCAGCTCAACCTCACCTGGGGCGTCCAGACCTTCCTCGGCCCCCACGTCGACTCCACCGACGCCATGGTCGACCAGGTCGACGAACTCCTCCTCGCCCACGGCCGCTGCGCGAAGGGTGACGTGGTGGTCATCACGGCGGGCTCACCGCCCGGCGTCTCGGGCTCGACGAACCTGGTCCGCATCCACCACATCGGCGAGGACGACAGCCCGAAGTAG
- a CDS encoding SIMPL domain-containing protein, giving the protein MATPTPPAPTPYGTPDAPRLTVRGEAHLEVDPEIARITITVTARGKDRRHTLDDLTHRNTTTLDLVKSYGDAIERLETGHFSLTPELAQRGRGERIRTYHGSVTLTAELNDFTALGELTSRLADLDLTSVDGPWWTLRPDSPVHTQARKQAVKEAVQRARAYADALDTTLAALIELADLDADTPQPYPPAPGNRMRSMAFAGTPDDTPPTLDLEPQRQEIHAAVNARFTMTPPRL; this is encoded by the coding sequence ATGGCCACCCCCACACCCCCCGCCCCCACCCCCTACGGCACCCCCGACGCCCCACGCCTCACCGTCCGCGGCGAAGCCCACCTCGAAGTCGACCCCGAGATCGCCCGCATCACCATCACCGTCACCGCCCGCGGCAAAGACCGCCGCCACACCCTCGACGACCTCACCCACCGCAACACCACCACCCTCGACCTCGTCAAAAGCTACGGCGACGCCATCGAACGCCTCGAAACAGGACACTTCTCCCTCACCCCCGAACTCGCCCAACGCGGCCGAGGCGAACGCATCCGCACCTACCACGGCAGCGTCACCCTCACCGCCGAACTCAACGACTTCACCGCCCTCGGCGAACTCACCAGCCGCCTCGCCGACCTCGACCTCACCAGCGTCGACGGCCCCTGGTGGACCCTCCGCCCCGACTCACCCGTCCACACCCAAGCCCGCAAACAAGCCGTCAAAGAAGCCGTCCAACGCGCCCGCGCCTACGCCGACGCCCTCGACACCACCCTCGCCGCCCTCATCGAACTCGCCGACCTCGACGCCGACACCCCCCAGCCCTACCCACCCGCCCCCGGCAACCGCATGCGCTCCATGGCCTTCGCCGGCACCCCCGACGACACACCCCCCACCCTCGACCTCGAACCCCAACGCCAAGAAATCCACGCCGCCGTCAACGCCCGCTTCACCATGACACCCCCACGCCTATGA
- a CDS encoding bifunctional metallophosphatase/5'-nucleotidase, protein MPLNRRKFLKKSAVTGAGVALTGAVAAPAAQAAPGHGHGHATHPKPAKRYALTVMGTTDLHGHVFNWDYFKDAEYSDSAGNAQGLARISTLVNKIRKEKGRENTLLIDAGDTIQGTPLTYYYAKVDPITAKRGPVHPMAQAMNAIGYDAAALGNHEFNYGIETLRKFESQLRFPLLGANALDAKTLKPAFPPYVMKTFHVKGAPSVKVAVLGLTNPGIAIWDKAYVQGKLTFPGLEEQAAKWVPKLRSMGADVVIVSAHSGSSGTSSYGDQLPYVENSAALVAQQVPGIDAILVGHAHLEIPELKVTNAKSGRTVVLSEPLAFAERLSVFDVGLVFSKGRWSVESVASKVLNSNSVADDPKITRLLEDEHAKVVKYVNQVVGSATETLTTVEARYKDAPIIDLITKVQEDVVRAALVGTAYASLPVIAQASPFSRTSEIPAGNVTIRDLSGLYVYDNTLVAKVMTGAQLRAYLEFSAEYFVQTAVGAPVDVEKLTNANNRPDYNYDYVSGLSYDIDIAQAAGSRIKNLTYGGVALSDGQQFVLAVNNYRANGGGAFPHVASATEVWSESTEIRTRIAEWVTAKGVLDPKDFASVDWRLTRAGTPVF, encoded by the coding sequence ATGCCGTTGAACCGTCGGAAGTTTCTGAAGAAGTCCGCCGTGACCGGGGCCGGGGTGGCTCTCACGGGTGCCGTGGCAGCTCCCGCGGCGCAGGCGGCACCGGGTCACGGGCACGGGCATGCCACGCACCCGAAGCCCGCGAAGCGGTACGCGCTGACCGTGATGGGCACGACCGACCTGCACGGGCATGTCTTCAACTGGGACTACTTCAAGGACGCGGAGTACTCGGACAGCGCGGGCAACGCGCAGGGGCTGGCGCGGATCTCGACGCTGGTGAACAAGATCCGCAAGGAGAAGGGGCGCGAGAACACGCTGCTCATCGACGCGGGTGACACGATTCAGGGCACTCCGCTGACGTACTACTACGCGAAGGTCGATCCGATCACCGCGAAGCGGGGTCCTGTGCACCCGATGGCGCAGGCGATGAACGCGATCGGGTACGACGCGGCGGCGCTGGGCAACCACGAGTTCAACTACGGCATCGAGACGCTGCGGAAGTTCGAGAGCCAGCTGCGTTTTCCGCTGCTGGGGGCGAACGCGCTGGACGCGAAGACGCTGAAGCCGGCCTTCCCTCCGTACGTCATGAAGACGTTCCATGTGAAGGGCGCGCCGTCGGTCAAGGTGGCTGTGCTGGGTCTGACGAATCCGGGTATCGCGATCTGGGACAAGGCTTATGTGCAGGGGAAGTTGACGTTCCCTGGTCTTGAGGAGCAGGCGGCGAAGTGGGTGCCGAAGCTGCGGTCGATGGGTGCGGACGTGGTGATCGTCTCGGCGCACTCGGGTTCGTCGGGTACGTCGTCGTACGGTGACCAGTTGCCGTATGTGGAGAACTCAGCGGCGTTGGTGGCGCAGCAGGTGCCGGGTATTGACGCGATTCTGGTGGGTCACGCGCATCTGGAGATTCCGGAGTTGAAGGTCACGAACGCGAAGTCGGGTAGGACGGTGGTGTTGTCGGAGCCGTTGGCGTTCGCGGAGCGGTTGTCGGTGTTCGATGTCGGGCTGGTGTTCTCGAAGGGGCGCTGGTCGGTGGAGTCGGTGGCGTCGAAGGTGTTGAACTCGAATTCGGTGGCGGACGATCCGAAGATCACGCGGTTGCTCGAGGACGAGCACGCGAAGGTCGTGAAGTATGTGAACCAGGTGGTGGGTTCGGCGACGGAGACGTTGACGACGGTGGAGGCGCGGTACAAGGATGCGCCGATCATCGACCTGATCACGAAGGTTCAGGAGGATGTGGTGCGGGCGGCGCTGGTGGGGACGGCGTATGCGTCGTTGCCGGTGATCGCGCAGGCGTCGCCGTTCTCGCGGACGTCGGAGATTCCGGCGGGGAATGTGACGATCCGGGATCTGTCGGGTCTGTATGTGTATGACAACACGCTGGTGGCGAAGGTGATGACGGGTGCGCAGTTGCGGGCGTACCTGGAGTTCTCGGCGGAGTATTTCGTGCAGACGGCGGTGGGTGCGCCGGTGGATGTGGAGAAGCTGACGAACGCGAACAATCGTCCGGACTACAACTATGACTATGTGTCGGGGCTTTCGTACGACATCGACATCGCGCAGGCGGCGGGTTCGCGGATCAAGAATCTGACGTATGGGGGTGTGGCGTTGTCGGATGGGCAGCAGTTCGTGTTGGCGGTGAACAACTATCGGGCGAATGGTGGTGGTGCGTTCCCGCATGTGGCGTCGGCGACGGAGGTGTGGTCGGAGTCGACGGAGATCAGGACGCGGATCGCTGAGTGGGTGACGGCGAAGGGTGTGCTGGATCCGAAGGACTTCGCGTCGGTGGACTGGCGGTTGACGCGGGCCGGTACTCCGGTGTTCTAG
- a CDS encoding GNAT family N-acetyltransferase has product MIDLTIRSATSDDVSALLDFWESAAEETSISDDEAGVSRLIARDAEAVVIAERAGRMVGTVIAGSDGWRCHLYRLAVDPRMRRQGVGSALLETAEHRFITLGGRRGDAMVLEDNELGQRAWHAAGYAPEPHWRRWTKPLV; this is encoded by the coding sequence ATGATTGATCTGACCATCCGTTCAGCTACCTCCGACGACGTCTCCGCACTGCTGGACTTCTGGGAGTCCGCCGCCGAGGAAACGAGCATTAGTGACGACGAGGCTGGTGTCAGCCGCCTCATCGCCCGTGACGCCGAGGCGGTTGTCATCGCGGAGCGCGCCGGCCGGATGGTAGGCACGGTCATCGCGGGCTCGGACGGTTGGCGCTGTCACCTCTACCGCCTCGCTGTGGACCCACGTATGCGCCGCCAGGGCGTTGGCAGTGCCCTGCTGGAAACAGCAGAACATCGCTTCATCACTCTCGGCGGGCGTCGCGGGGACGCGATGGTGCTGGAGGACAACGAACTCGGGCAACGTGCCTGGCATGCTGCCGGGTACGCGCCCGAACCACACTGGCGCCGTTGGACGAAGCCCCTCGTGTGA
- a CDS encoding LysR family transcriptional regulator, with protein MLDVRRLRLLRELSLRGTIAAVAEALAFTPSAVSQQLSALEREAGVPLLERTGRRVTLTPAGQKLVHHAEAIFERLEQATADLVDTRRGLAGPLRIGTFPTATRAIVLAALAFLVHQHPGLEPMVLEIDPAGVAGALRAGDLDVALIHEYDFVPSPAEPGLAAQPLCTESMYLASTSSAPGEAADGWVIGHWKDSPWITATPGTLCHAMTVRACQAAGFTPHVRHQVDDFATVLALVAAGQGVAVVPHLGIVDPMPGVTLTRLPIHRRTKIAYRTGAAGHPAVAATAVALRGSVPRELTCIEGTPLPRSIPGLPVVYPASSPC; from the coding sequence ATGCTCGATGTTCGACGCCTGCGCCTGCTGCGGGAACTGTCCCTGCGCGGCACGATTGCCGCGGTCGCCGAAGCGCTCGCGTTCACTCCGTCAGCGGTCTCCCAGCAACTCAGCGCCCTAGAACGCGAAGCAGGTGTGCCCCTTCTGGAGCGAACGGGGCGGAGGGTCACCCTCACCCCGGCAGGACAGAAACTGGTCCACCATGCAGAGGCCATTTTCGAACGCCTGGAACAGGCCACCGCAGACCTGGTCGACACACGTCGCGGCTTGGCGGGCCCCTTGCGGATCGGCACTTTCCCCACCGCCACCCGAGCGATAGTCCTCGCGGCGCTGGCCTTTCTCGTTCATCAGCACCCGGGCCTGGAACCCATGGTGCTGGAGATCGACCCGGCAGGGGTCGCAGGCGCCCTGCGCGCGGGCGACCTGGACGTTGCGCTCATCCATGAATACGACTTCGTGCCGTCACCTGCCGAACCAGGCCTGGCAGCTCAACCTCTTTGTACTGAGTCCATGTACCTCGCATCAACGTCATCCGCGCCGGGAGAGGCAGCCGACGGATGGGTGATCGGGCACTGGAAGGACTCACCCTGGATCACGGCGACCCCGGGAACGCTATGTCACGCGATGACCGTCCGGGCCTGCCAAGCCGCCGGCTTCACCCCACATGTCCGGCATCAGGTAGATGACTTCGCCACAGTGCTGGCCCTCGTCGCAGCCGGCCAGGGCGTCGCCGTCGTGCCGCACCTTGGAATCGTGGACCCGATGCCCGGGGTGACACTGACCAGGTTGCCGATACACAGGCGAACCAAGATCGCTTATCGCACTGGTGCCGCTGGGCACCCGGCGGTCGCAGCTACTGCTGTGGCCTTACGGGGGTCCGTTCCACGCGAGCTGACCTGCATAGAGGGAACGCCACTCCCACGGTCGATACCGGGACTTCCTGTTGTCTACCCAGCAAGCTCGCCTTGCTGA
- the dapA gene encoding 4-hydroxy-tetrahydrodipicolinate synthase, with protein sequence MAQHPPLHGVHVPLVTPFTADGRIAEDALEELARAMLDAGAAGIVALGTTAEAATLHAEEKTTVINVCARVCQERGAVLMIGAGTNDTQASERALAELSRWPEAAAALVPVPYFSRPSQAGVLAHFIRLANGSPLPLVVYHVPYRTGQPLDASTLRALGRIPGVVGVKLAQDGIDQETVDLLSELPPDFVVLAGDDPFLSPLLALGAAGGILASAHLATSRFAELATAWHQGDLARARKLGHRLARLSAAAFLEPNPTVIKGVLHAQGRIPTPDVRLPLLPAHRDSVDETLRRLADLGE encoded by the coding sequence ATGGCTCAACACCCACCCCTGCATGGGGTTCACGTACCGCTCGTCACGCCGTTCACCGCCGATGGACGTATCGCGGAGGACGCCCTCGAAGAACTCGCTCGTGCCATGCTGGACGCGGGCGCCGCCGGGATCGTCGCCCTGGGTACGACCGCCGAGGCAGCCACACTCCACGCCGAAGAGAAGACCACGGTCATCAACGTGTGCGCCCGGGTCTGCCAAGAACGCGGCGCAGTCCTGATGATCGGTGCCGGCACTAATGACACCCAGGCCAGCGAACGTGCCCTCGCGGAGCTCTCACGGTGGCCGGAGGCCGCCGCCGCACTGGTGCCCGTCCCTTACTTCAGCCGTCCCTCGCAGGCCGGCGTTCTCGCGCATTTCATCCGCTTGGCAAACGGCAGCCCCCTGCCCCTGGTGGTGTATCACGTCCCGTATCGCACTGGGCAGCCTCTCGACGCGTCCACCCTGCGCGCGCTGGGACGAATCCCCGGTGTCGTGGGAGTCAAGCTCGCGCAGGACGGCATCGATCAGGAGACAGTGGACCTGCTGAGTGAACTCCCGCCCGACTTCGTGGTCTTGGCTGGAGATGATCCGTTTCTGTCCCCCCTGCTGGCACTCGGTGCGGCAGGCGGCATCCTCGCCTCGGCGCACCTGGCCACCAGCCGGTTCGCAGAATTGGCCACCGCCTGGCACCAAGGTGACCTCGCACGAGCACGGAAGCTCGGGCATCGCCTGGCGAGGCTGTCGGCTGCGGCCTTCCTTGAACCCAACCCCACTGTGATCAAGGGCGTACTGCATGCACAAGGCCGCATTCCCACCCCGGACGTGCGTCTACCCTTGCTGCCTGCCCACCGCGATTCGGTGGATGAAACGCTGAGGCGGCTGGCTGACTTGGGTGAATAG
- a CDS encoding IS3 family transposase: MNRFQCVADHQRRSGVRRLCSILGVSRSSFCCWRRTAANRAARQAADAQLAARIRAVHRESDGTHGVPRITAGLRETNGEAVNHKRVARIMRESGIEGVRLRRERRLTAR; this comes from the coding sequence GTGAACCGTTTCCAGTGCGTCGCCGACCATCAGCGCCGCTCCGGCGTGAGGCGGCTCTGCAGCATCCTCGGCGTCAGCCGCTCGAGCTTCTGCTGCTGGCGCCGGACAGCCGCGAACCGGGCCGCCCGGCAGGCGGCCGACGCACAGCTTGCCGCCCGGATACGGGCGGTGCACCGCGAATCGGACGGTACCCACGGCGTCCCCAGGATCACCGCCGGGCTCCGCGAGACGAACGGTGAGGCTGTCAACCACAAGCGGGTCGCCAGGATCATGCGGGAGTCCGGGATCGAAGGGGTCCGGTTGCGCCGAGAGCGACGACTGACGGCCCGGTGA
- a CDS encoding transposase: MKNYPPEFKADAVALYESRPDATIRSVAADLGISPETLRNWVRAAGASRPRGRRTQEPAQPPVPLEAENAAAEEGP; this comes from the coding sequence ATGAAGAACTACCCGCCGGAGTTCAAGGCGGATGCGGTCGCTCTGTATGAGTCGCGGCCCGATGCGACGATCAGGTCGGTCGCCGCCGATCTGGGGATCAGTCCGGAGACGCTGCGGAACTGGGTGCGGGCTGCCGGAGCAAGCCGTCCACGGGGACGCCGGACGCAGGAACCGGCCCAGCCGCCGGTACCGCTGGAGGCAGAGAACGCGGCTGCGGAAGAAGGTCCGTGA
- a CDS encoding DUF6228 family protein, producing the protein MAMAGPCWRLYPQWVSLIEVVPGQVELVVRGVGSQAPSVRLFDWSRTDEFEVVFAVEAVDDGLRARIGAVTVSAWDGAGYLTEFLDGLARDFRGWEGVRSWVNNELVVAATFGSGGHVCLSWTLRADVFSSGWECTVTTVIDAGEELATVAAEVQEFLRQG; encoded by the coding sequence ATGGCGATGGCCGGGCCGTGTTGGCGTCTTTATCCTCAGTGGGTGAGTCTGATCGAGGTGGTTCCTGGGCAGGTCGAGCTCGTCGTTCGGGGGGTGGGGTCGCAAGCACCCTCTGTCCGGTTGTTCGACTGGTCGCGGACAGATGAGTTCGAGGTCGTGTTCGCCGTGGAGGCTGTCGATGACGGCCTGCGCGCACGAATCGGGGCCGTGACCGTGTCTGCCTGGGACGGTGCGGGATACCTGACCGAGTTTCTCGACGGTCTTGCGCGTGACTTCCGCGGTTGGGAGGGCGTGCGGTCTTGGGTCAACAACGAGCTGGTCGTGGCAGCGACGTTCGGTTCGGGCGGTCACGTGTGCCTGAGCTGGACCTTGCGAGCCGACGTCTTCTCCAGCGGCTGGGAGTGCACTGTGACGACCGTGATCGACGCTGGTGAAGAGCTGGCGACTGTCGCTGCCGAGGTGCAGGAATTCCTCCGCCAGGGGTAG
- a CDS encoding DUF6531 domain-containing protein, whose amino-acid sequence MPEVKTGSTKPAATRPERQPSKALAAWRKAQKDHATKPPRSGTALFAAAQDTGILSLVPEGQADAPWHRITDLAITDAPTARTDYSTGNPMLTGTDFDIAGVCRRLTLTRTYNSPDAPWGKVSQRWWQQYERHLSLGSSEVILYDNSGATVRFTKNSDGSLTTPKRYSQELRNNIDSATDAMESGSTPGNVAEYGFNTRNNLDTAPLPTGGTTTNHWQTRGLILVGSRIQVSPVDQSDSGITTARDVPGWDLGVEPQRRRDVARRRKWRWPGRVGVFILSG is encoded by the coding sequence ATGCCGGAGGTGAAGACCGGCTCCACCAAGCCGGCAGCCACCCGCCCGGAGCGGCAGCCATCGAAGGCACTGGCCGCCTGGCGCAAGGCCCAGAAGGACCACGCCACCAAGCCGCCCCGGTCCGGCACCGCGCTCTTCGCCGCTGCCCAGGACACCGGCATCTTGAGTCTGGTGCCGGAAGGGCAGGCAGACGCGCCCTGGCACCGCATCACCGACCTCGCGATCACGGACGCGCCCACCGCCAGGACCGACTACTCGACCGGCAACCCGATGCTCACCGGGACCGACTTCGACATCGCGGGCGTCTGCCGGCGTCTCACCCTCACGCGCACGTACAACTCCCCGGACGCGCCGTGGGGGAAGGTGTCGCAACGGTGGTGGCAGCAGTACGAGCGCCACCTCTCGCTGGGCAGCAGCGAGGTGATTCTCTACGACAACAGCGGCGCCACCGTCCGGTTCACCAAGAACAGCGACGGCTCCCTCACCACACCGAAGAGATACTCGCAGGAGCTGAGGAACAACATCGACAGCGCGACGGACGCAATGGAATCGGGCAGCACCCCGGGCAACGTGGCCGAGTACGGCTTCAACACCCGCAACAACCTCGACACCGCCCCGCTGCCCACCGGCGGTACGACGACCAACCACTGGCAGACCCGGGGGTTGATACTGGTGGGCTCGCGTATTCAAGTGTCGCCAGTTGATCAATCTGACTCCGGAATCACTACTGCCCGTGACGTTCCTGGCTGGGATCTGGGTGTGGAGCCCCAACGACGACGGGACGTAGCACGGCGTCGTAAATGGCGATGGCCGGGCCGTGTTGGCGTCTTTATCCTCAGTGGGTGA